DNA sequence from the Chryseobacterium turcicum genome:
GCTTTAGGCAATCTGTGATTAGCTTTGCAGATATAATTTCAAAACAAGTATGGCTCAGCAAAAATTGCCTCGAATACGCATCAGTATTTTTTATTTCTATTTTATCATGGGATTGATATTTGCCAGTTGGGCAAGCAGAATTCCGGATATCAAATCTACTCTCAATCTTAACGACGGTCAATTAGGGCAAGTATTATTCGCCATGCCATTAGGACAACTGATGATGATGGTTGTTTCAGGATATTTGGTCAACAAATTCGGAAGCCGCATTATTTTGATAACTGCAATGATATTATACGGCATCATGCTCACATTCATTGCAAAAGCAGACAGCTTTATATTATTGTTTTTAATGCTATTTTTCTACGGTATTGCTTCAAATATGGCCAATATTGCAGTCAATACACAAGCGGTTAGCTTAGAAGCCTTATATAAACGAAATATCATGTCTTCTTTTCACGGATTATGGAGTCTTGGCGGATTAACAGGCGGAATACTAGGTGCCGTCTTTGCAGAAACAAAATTCTCTATTTTAACTCATTTCACCGTAATATTAATCTTTGGAGTAATAGGAATCATCATATTCAGCAAGAATTTATTAACTCAGGATATTAAAGAAAATTCAGATTCAAAAACACCTAAAAAGGCATTCAAATTAGATTTTGCCATTATTATTTTAGGATTAATAGGATTTGGAAGTATGTTCTGCGAAGGAACAATGTTTGACTGGAGCAGTGTTTATTTTTCTACCATTATAAAACCTGACGAAGCTTTTGTACGAATGGGATATATTGCCAGTATGGGAGCGATGACATTTGGCCGTTTTGTTGCTGACCGATTTGTCAACCGTTATCAGGCTTCCACCGTTTTAAGATTCTGCGGAATATTAATTACTACAGGATTATTATTAGCGACAATTGCCCCAGGATTAATACTATCTACTTTCGGTTTCCTGCTTGTCGGATTGGGTGTTTCTTCTATCGTTCCTATTTCCTACAGTGCAGCAGGAAGATTAAAAACAATGTCTGCAAGTATCGCTATCACCGCAGTTTCATCAATCAGTTTTCTCGGGTTTATGATTGGTCCGCCATTAATAGGTCTTCTTTCAGAAATAACCGATTTAAGAATTGCATTATTAAGCGCCTCAGTTTTCGGAATCTTAATTATTGTACTTTCTTATCAATACAAATCAATGAAATTTTAAAATATAAATCAATGAAAATTGAACATTTAGCCATTTGGGTAGACGATTTAGAGAAGATGCGCGAATTTTATTTAAACTACTTTAGTGTAACATCTAACGAAAAATACACCAATACCAAGAAAGGTTTTACCTCTTACTTCCTAGACTTTGGGGACGATAAAACGAGGATTGAATTAATGAATAGGCAAGATATTATTCAAGAACCAGACAAAAGAGGATTTATGAAAGGGATTGCCCATTTTGCCATCTCTGTTGGCAGTAAAGAAGCGGTAGATGCTTTAACAGAAAGGCTGCGCTCTGACCATCACATTATAGAAAGCGAACCTCGAACTACCGGTGATGGTTATTACGAAAGCGTTGTTCTAGACCCCGAAGGAAATTACGTAGAAATTTCTATGTAATCTGAAAATTTTTCACAACAAAAAACAGGCTGTTTCAATGAATGAAACAGCCTGTTTTAATTTTTGTCTTTTTAGAATATCTTTAATAGCCAAAGATTTCTTTTAAACCTACTTCTTCAAAAGTTCCCATTTGCTCCACTGCTTCTAAATTCAGGTTTTCTTTTTTCCCGATAATGGCGGTGTTGTACTGAATTGGTTTTACTTCTGTCTGATAAAACTTTTTGATTTCTTCAAAATTTAAACTTTCAATCTGACTGTAAATATCTTTTCTGAAATCATGATGAATTCCCAGTTTTTTCAACCTCAATGTATTAAAGAAAATGTTGGTTCTGGTAATTCTTGTGGAAGCAATTTGCTTTAATGCAGATTTTTTAGCATTTTCAAACTGTACCGGAACTTCAGGAAGCTCATTCATCAAATCGCTCATCGTATCAACCGCAATCTGCAATTTGTCGGGTTGAGTTCCAATATATGTCGTGATATAATCTGGATGATTCAACTGAGAATTGGGTGAATAAGAAACATAGGCAGAATACGCTAAACTCTTACTTTCGCGGATTTCCTGAAAAACAATTGATGATAAACCACGCCCGAAATACTCATTGAAAACATTTATTTTCCCAAAGTTTTCAGGGTTTACATTTTTACTTTTCCCAATTTTGCTCATTTCCATCTGTACCATATCATAATCGGTAAAATAGACAGATCCCGTTGTTTCCTGCTCAGAATATTTTTTGGGTTGAGAAACCGTAAAACGTTCCTCGATAATATAGTTTGGAATATAATTTTTAAAGCTTTCAAAATCTTTTCCATAGAAGAAAACCTGGTAAGGGAAACCAAAAAGCTTTTTCATACGGTCTGTAAAATCTTCCACATTAGCATTTTCTAGTTGTTCTTTAGAAATTACATCTAAAAATCTTGAAGCTTTTCCTAATTTTGTATAAGTTGTCAAAGCCGTCATAATGCGGTTTTTATCTTTTTTCACCGCTTCACGGTTTTCCAGAATAGTATCCACAAACTGATTGTAAATTTCCTGATCAGGTTTTACATCATCCATCCAATGCTGCAACAAAGAAATCCCTTTTTCGAGGTTAGATTCTAATCCGCTTAAAGAAATAGTCAGTTGATCTGAACTCGTTTTAAAATCATTGGTAATTCCTATTTTGAAGAATTCTTCCTTTAAATCTTCGGGAGAATATTTTTCGGTTCCTAAATACTGTAAAATCTGGGTAGAAATCCCCAATTCTCTGTCGTGATCACTTCCAAAAGGGAAAATAAAGTGTACCTGAGCAATTTCGTTGTATTTATTTTTCACGAAACTTACTTTTTTATTTTGAACAGTATCTGCTTTAATTTCTTCCTGATAATTAATAAATTCAGGCCGAATATCTTCCGTTTTATCTGCTAAAATTTCCTGCAGAAAATCCGACTGCGATTCACGATTGATTTTAATAGGCGTAATCCCTGGATTTTCAACTCTTAAAAGCTGGTCATTCACTCCTTTTTCTTTGTTGATAACCACATAATTATCTTTGAAAAATGCATTCGCAAAATCAATAACCTCTTGTTTTGTGACAGAAGCATAATCATCCATTTCACTCAACTCTTCTTCCCAGGTTCTGCCTTTAATGTAAGTGTCGTAAAGATTGGTCGCCAAACCTTCCGCAGTTTCCAGGCCTTTTAATCGTTGTAATTTAAAATCATTGATGATGGCAGGAAGCATCCAATCGGGAAAATCTCCTTTTTTCAGCAACTCGATTTGCTCCAACATCATCTCTTTTGCTTCAGATAAAGTTTGGTTTTCTTTCGGAACTGCTACAACCGAAAAATATCCGTATTCTTTTAAACCTAAAGAATAAGCTTGAGCCCAAAGCATTTTTTGAGTCTGATTGATATTTAAATCCAACAATCCTGCTTCTCCTCTATTGCTTAAAATATTAGCCGTAATATCAGCCAAAATTGCTTCTTTGGTACCGTAACTTTCAGTTCTCCATGCCAATTGAAGTCGTGGTGTTGTAGGGCTTTTTACCGTTCTTTCAACAATTTCAGTCAGAGGTTTTTCAATAATTAAATCTTTCTTCGGCAATTCTCTGCACGGAATTGTTCCGAAATAGGTATCAATTAAAACAATAGTTTCTTCAAAATCTAAATCTCCAACTAATACTATTGCATAATTATTGGGAACATAATATTCATCAAAATATTTATGAATCGCCTTCATAGAAGGATTTTTCAAATGTTCTGGATTTCCTAAAGTCGTTTGCTGACCGTTAGGATGAGTCGGGAAAAGTGCATCCATCAGCTCATAATTCACCAATCGAGAATCACTATCCTGTGCACGATTAAATTCTTCATAAACAGATTCTAACTCAGTATGAAAAAGTCTCAAAACCAGTTCTGAGAAGCGCTCTTTCTCTACTTTAAGCCATTTTTCAAACTCGTTATTGGGAATATTATTTTTATAAACCGTTTCGTCAAACCAGGTGTGAGCGTTGGTTCCGGTTGCTCCTAAAGAAGAAATTACTTTGTCATACTCGTTTGCAATCGCATATTGACTCGCTTCCTGAGAAATTTCATCAATTTTCTGATAGATTTCTTTTTTAAGCTCAGGATTTTGTTCGGCTTTATGTTGTTCGTACAATTCTGAAATCTCTTCCAACAAAACTTTCTCTTTTTCCCAGTTTTGAGTTCCGATTTTTGAAGTACCTTTAAACATCATATGCTCAAGGTAATGCGCCAAACCAGTGTTATCAGAAGGGTCATTATTACTTCCCGTTCTCACCGGAATAAAAGTTTGAATTCTCGGTGCGTCAAAATTCTGAGCAAGAAAAACTTGCAACCCATTTTTAAGGGTATAAATTCTTACTTTGTTTTCGTCGTTGGTAATGGTGATATAATCGTAATTATTTTTATCGGTGTGAAGTATTTCGCTGTATATTTTGTCAGTCATATTTTCATTTTACAAGCTCTAAAATTTTAGAACATCTTACAAATTTACGGATTCAAAAAAGAAGAGTTCAAAATTTTATAACTATTAATCTATTGCAATGATTTATTTTAAATTTTAACCTTTTTAAAACGATTAAAAGGTCCCAATAATTTTCGTTACATTTATCAAAAATAAAACCATTTAAACATCAATTGATCAAAATGAAAATCGAACTTATTCCTGTTATTGAAATTAATAATTATGAACAAGATGTTCCAATGCCGCCTCACGGTCCTTACTGGAAATTTCCTATAGATTGGGAAAATTATCGAGTTCAAGCAAATTTAGAAGCTGGATTTTCAAAAAGTTTAAAACCTTATTCTAAAGGTACATCATTATATCAAATTAATGATATTTCAAATGCAGATTTGTTAAAGGTAATTCACAAGGAAATTAAAACACAACAAACTGAGGAAAATTTAGGAATAGAAGATTTGGTTTTGCCTTTTTACGGAGGTTATATTTTAAAAATTGAAGGAATTGATAAATATTTCCCGCAATGTTGTAGTGATTTAGGAGACATTACAGAATGGAATGATTTGCTCGATAATGAAGATTATAACTTTTATATGGGACACCCTTCTCCAAGAATTGAAAAATTTCAAAACACAATAATTTTTGATTTTCTCAACTCTGAAATTCAGGAAAATTATTCTCCGCCAATTTTAGAAGATCAAATCGCTGTTGATAAAAATGAGCTTGCAAATGCCATTGAGGACGCAAAAAAAGAATTAAAAATTTTTGCAGAAAAACTTATCCTAATAAATGAATCAGAAAATTTAAACATTCCGAACATTGAAAATATATTGATATACGGTAGTGACTAAACTGATTACTAAAAAATAAATCATTTTAAAATAAATGGGAATAATTATTTACATTATCATTATATTTGGTTTAGCCAATTTATTTTATTTCTTATTTTCTGACGGAAAAAAAGTAAAGCAAAAGTTTTGGTTAACTGTTTCAGTATTATCAATTATACTTTTAGTAGTTGGAATTTTCTTAAGTCTTATTTCATCAGATTCAATCATTACAAATACTAAAGATTTTTTAATTTTCACTATTTCATCAATCATTTTAACAATAATTATTCTATTATACCATTTAGAATTGCATAAAATTTTAAATGCCTTTTTCACTTTTCCAAAAAGTTATTTTCGCTATACATTCATCTTTTCTTTATTTTCATTTTTTCTAAACTTTATTTTTATCATCATTCTTTTTATGATTTTGTCTGTTATCTTCGATACTGAATAATTATTTAAAATACTATTAATGAGTGCTACATTCTTTCCAACACCACAAGATTTTAGAAATTGGCTCGATAAAAACCACAAAACCGAGCAAGAATTATTGGTAGGTTTTTATAAAGTAGGAACCCAAAAACCTTCGATGACTTGGTCGGAGTCTGTAAATCAGGCTTTATGTTTCGGCTGGATTGACGGAGTGAGAAAATCGATTGATGAAGAAAGCTACAGCATCCGTTTTACGCCGAGAAAAAAGGACAGTATTTGGAGTGTTATTAATATCAAAAAAATTGAAGAGCTTACAAAGTTAGGATTGATGAAAAATGAAGGTTTAGAAGCTTTTAAATTAAGAAAAGAAGACAAATCCGGGATTTATTCTCACGAAAAAGAACCTGCACAACTCAAACCTGAATACGAAAAGCAATTTAAAACGAATAAAAAAGCCTGGGAATTTTTTGAAAAACAAGCGCCATCGTATAAAAAAGTGATGATACACTGGATTATGAGCGCCAAACAGGAAAAAACACAACTTTCACGTCTTGAAAAAACGATTATTGAAAGTGAAAAGGAAAAGAGAGTCTTGTAAATATTTGCTCTAAAGAAAAAAGCCATCAATACTGAATCGGAATTTTTAGTAATTTTAAATCTTATTCAACTCAAATAAAATGGCAGCTAAAAAACTAATCTCAGCACAAGAAAGTACCGAACTTTTAAATACATTAAAAAAACGTTTCGAAAAAAATAAGAAGCGCCATGAAAAATTGGATTGGTCAAAAATTGAGGAGAAACTCAATTCAAACCCCGCAAAATTATGGTCGCTCAACGAAATGGAAATTTCCGGTGGCGAACCTGATGTTGTAGATTATGATGAAAAAACTAATGAATATCTTTTCTTCGACTGTTCTGCAGAAAGTCCGAAAGGCAGAAGAAGTTTTTGCTACGACCTCGAAGCTTTAGATTCTCGAAAAGAACATAAGCCACAAAATGATATCATTACGGTTGCAACAGAAATGGGCATAGAAATTCTCTCCGAAGAACAGTATCGCTTTTTACAAAACTTAGGAGAATTTGACCTGAAAACTTCAAGCTGGATAAAAACACCAAAAGAAATCAGAGAATTGGGTGGTGCTATTTTCTGCGACAGACGTTACAATACGGTTTTTGTGTATCACAACGGTGCCAATTCTTATTACGCGGCGAGAGCTTTTAGAGGAGTTTTGAAGGTTTAAAATAAGTAGAAAAAGCCAAAAAAATGTATCGAGAGCCAATGAAATTCAAACAAAATTTGTCTTATGCCCAACAACTTCTCGATACATTCTGCTTCGCTGCATTACTCGAAGTGACGATATAATTCACAATCAAAAAAATCACGTCCATCAAGTTCGAATGAAATTATTTGAAATAAAGTGGAAGATAATTTTGTATCGAGAACTTAATGCAAAGGGCTTCTCGGTACGCTTCGCTACTCGAAGTGACGAAAAAAAGAGTCCTATAAATTGATTCAGATTTTTGAATACAAAAACTATTGTCATACCTTTGAGCTTTGAATAAAATACTATGAATACACAGGTTTTAGATTTTTGGGTCGGGAATTTCAGAACGGAAGATGATTTTTTCCAGTTTGTAGAGGAAGATGAGAATTACTACATCGAGGAAGAATCTGATGATACTTATATTTCAAAATTTGCGGAGTCGCAAAACACCATTTGGTTTGATCAGGATTTAATGGAATACGGTTTTGAACAAAGCATTCAGCATTTTTCTGAATATTCTTTTGCCGAGCAATGGCTTCCGGTTTTATTCAACAGACTGAATGAAATGAATCTTAAATTCGATATCAACTCGCTTATTTTTGTAAGCCAGGGACAAGTTCCAA
Encoded proteins:
- a CDS encoding YdeI/OmpD-associated family protein gives rise to the protein MSATFFPTPQDFRNWLDKNHKTEQELLVGFYKVGTQKPSMTWSESVNQALCFGWIDGVRKSIDEESYSIRFTPRKKDSIWSVINIKKIEELTKLGLMKNEGLEAFKLRKEDKSGIYSHEKEPAQLKPEYEKQFKTNKKAWEFFEKQAPSYKKVMIHWIMSAKQEKTQLSRLEKTIIESEKEKRVL
- a CDS encoding immunity 22 family protein, whose product is MNTQVLDFWVGNFRTEDDFFQFVEEDENYYIEEESDDTYISKFAESQNTIWFDQDLMEYGFEQSIQHFSEYSFAEQWLPVLFNRLNEMNLKFDINSLIFVSQGQVPTPKSVENDDFSLVYVGGIEFEY
- a CDS encoding M16 family metallopeptidase, translated to MTDKIYSEILHTDKNNYDYITITNDENKVRIYTLKNGLQVFLAQNFDAPRIQTFIPVRTGSNNDPSDNTGLAHYLEHMMFKGTSKIGTQNWEKEKVLLEEISELYEQHKAEQNPELKKEIYQKIDEISQEASQYAIANEYDKVISSLGATGTNAHTWFDETVYKNNIPNNEFEKWLKVEKERFSELVLRLFHTELESVYEEFNRAQDSDSRLVNYELMDALFPTHPNGQQTTLGNPEHLKNPSMKAIHKYFDEYYVPNNYAIVLVGDLDFEETIVLIDTYFGTIPCRELPKKDLIIEKPLTEIVERTVKSPTTPRLQLAWRTESYGTKEAILADITANILSNRGEAGLLDLNINQTQKMLWAQAYSLGLKEYGYFSVVAVPKENQTLSEAKEMMLEQIELLKKGDFPDWMLPAIINDFKLQRLKGLETAEGLATNLYDTYIKGRTWEEELSEMDDYASVTKQEVIDFANAFFKDNYVVINKEKGVNDQLLRVENPGITPIKINRESQSDFLQEILADKTEDIRPEFINYQEEIKADTVQNKKVSFVKNKYNEIAQVHFIFPFGSDHDRELGISTQILQYLGTEKYSPEDLKEEFFKIGITNDFKTSSDQLTISLSGLESNLEKGISLLQHWMDDVKPDQEIYNQFVDTILENREAVKKDKNRIMTALTTYTKLGKASRFLDVISKEQLENANVEDFTDRMKKLFGFPYQVFFYGKDFESFKNYIPNYIIEERFTVSQPKKYSEQETTGSVYFTDYDMVQMEMSKIGKSKNVNPENFGKINVFNEYFGRGLSSIVFQEIRESKSLAYSAYVSYSPNSQLNHPDYITTYIGTQPDKLQIAVDTMSDLMNELPEVPVQFENAKKSALKQIASTRITRTNIFFNTLRLKKLGIHHDFRKDIYSQIESLNFEEIKKFYQTEVKPIQYNTAIIGKKENLNLEAVEQMGTFEEVGLKEIFGY
- a CDS encoding MFS transporter, with protein sequence MAQQKLPRIRISIFYFYFIMGLIFASWASRIPDIKSTLNLNDGQLGQVLFAMPLGQLMMMVVSGYLVNKFGSRIILITAMILYGIMLTFIAKADSFILLFLMLFFYGIASNMANIAVNTQAVSLEALYKRNIMSSFHGLWSLGGLTGGILGAVFAETKFSILTHFTVILIFGVIGIIIFSKNLLTQDIKENSDSKTPKKAFKLDFAIIILGLIGFGSMFCEGTMFDWSSVYFSTIIKPDEAFVRMGYIASMGAMTFGRFVADRFVNRYQASTVLRFCGILITTGLLLATIAPGLILSTFGFLLVGLGVSSIVPISYSAAGRLKTMSASIAITAVSSISFLGFMIGPPLIGLLSEITDLRIALLSASVFGILIIVLSYQYKSMKF
- a CDS encoding DUF4256 domain-containing protein, with the translated sequence MAAKKLISAQESTELLNTLKKRFEKNKKRHEKLDWSKIEEKLNSNPAKLWSLNEMEISGGEPDVVDYDEKTNEYLFFDCSAESPKGRRSFCYDLEALDSRKEHKPQNDIITVATEMGIEILSEEQYRFLQNLGEFDLKTSSWIKTPKEIRELGGAIFCDRRYNTVFVYHNGANSYYAARAFRGVLKV
- a CDS encoding VOC family protein, which gives rise to MKIEHLAIWVDDLEKMREFYLNYFSVTSNEKYTNTKKGFTSYFLDFGDDKTRIELMNRQDIIQEPDKRGFMKGIAHFAISVGSKEAVDALTERLRSDHHIIESEPRTTGDGYYESVVLDPEGNYVEISM